The genomic DNA CACACACTCGAGAACTCCTGCCAACGACCACCGGCGCGGAGCGGACCCCCGGCCCGTCCCGAGAGACTGTACTGCGGATGTGCGGTGCGGCGCTGGCCATCGGCGGCCCGCTGTGCATCGCGGGCGGCACCATCCATCCGATCGTCGACGGCAAGGGCCATTCGGTCGAAGCGCTCACCAGCCCGGGCACCCCGCTCGCGCAGTCCCTGCTCGGCATCGGCACCGTCCTGCTCGTCCTGGGCCTGCCCGGCCTGTACGCCTGGATGCGCCCGCGTCTGGGCACCGTCGGTTTCATCGGTCTGCTCTGCTACCTGGTCGGCAACATCACCACCGCCGCCGGGCACCTCACCGTCGAACTGTTCGTCGCCCAGCGGCTGGCCTCCGATCCCGCCACCGCCCACCTGATCGCCGACAACGACAACATGATCGACAGCACCGCGTTCCTGATCTTCAACCAGGGCGGCGGCCTGGTCATGCTGACCGGCATGGGTCTGCTCGGCGCGAGCATGCTGCGCAACGACACGGTCCCCCGCTGGATCGCGGTGCTCACGCTGATCGGCATGGTCGCGTTCTTCCTGCCCATGCCCGCCGTCCAGCACCTCACCGGGTTCGTCTGGGAGGCGCCGCGCGGCATCGCCGTCGCCGCCCTGGGCATCCTCATGCTGCGTCACACCGATGGATTGCGGCGCTGGGCCGGGCCCCTGCGCGGCGCACCCGCTCCCGTCCCCGCCGCATGACCCTCGGTTCGCCGCGCCGCCGATCTCCCCGGCCGCGCGGCGAATTCACGATCTAGCGCAGGATCATCAGCGCCGACTTCTCGATACGGTCGGCGATCTGCGAGTACGAGCCGTAGCCCATGCCCGCGCGCACGAGCGCGCCCGCGTACAGCAGTTCGAGCGATTCCACGACGTCCGGATCGGCCTCGGGCCCGAGCGCGCGCACGATGCGCTTACGGATCTCCGCGCCGATCCGGTCGCGCAGGTGCGCCACATCGGGATCGCGGCCGAGCAGCGCACTGGTGACCGCGCCGGAGAGTTCCTGCTCGTCGGCCACCAGCAGCGCGATATCGCGCAGCTCGGCGATCACCCGCACGACCGGATCGTCGGAGTCGCTGGCGGGACTCTGCGAAGCCACGAGCCTGCGCCAGAAGATCTCGGCGACCAGGTGTTCCTTGGAGGAGAAATAGGTGTAGGCCGTCGCCGTGCCGACTCCCGCCGCCGCGGCGACCAACCGGATCGTCATGCCCGCGAAGCCCTCACGCGCGAGCACCTCCACCGCGGCCTTGGTCAGCTTGTCGACGGTGTCGGCCTGCTTCCCGCTCAGACGCCGCCGGGTGGCCTCGACCGGAGTGGAGTTTTTTTCGGACATGTGTCCAGACACTATCAGTTCTTGGCGGCGGCCACTCCCGCGCGACGCCCGTAGAAGCTGCCGTCACCCAGGGACGCACCGCTGACGTAGCCGCCCGCGGCCAGGCCGGAGGTGCAGCGGCCCGCGGCGAACAGGCCGGGGATGGGTTCGCCGCTGACGTGCAGGACGCGCGAATCGAGGTCGGTGCGCAGGCCGCCCAACGTGAATCCCGCGGTCATGCCGCGCAGATCGAAGCCGGCCAACGGCGTGCCGATCGGGCGCACCCACTCGGGCTTCTTGCCCAGCATCGGGTCGACGCCGTCGGCGGCGTGGCGGTTGTAGACCTCGACGGTGGCTTGCAGCGCGCCCGCGGGCAGCCCCATGTCCGACTCCAGTTCCTCGACGGACTCGGCGGCCCAGGTCGGGGGCTGGCGGAAGAAGTGGGTGGCGCTGACCGTCTTCAGCGCTTCCTCGTAGGACTGCTCGTCGATGACCAGGTACGCCTGGTTGTCCTGCTGGATGAGGGTGGCCTGGCCGATGCGGCCGGGGTAGGTGTCCTCGGTGACATAGCGCTGGCCGCGGCCGTTGACCAGGATGCCGCGCGCCAGCAGTTGCGGGTCGGCGAAGAAGGCGACCTCGGTGGCGTCCATGTGGGCGAGGTCGGCGCCGAGCGCCTGGGCGACCCGGATGCCGATGCCGTCGTGCTCCTCGATGGCGGCGGCCGGGCGGCCGATCAGGCGGGGCGCGAAACCCTCGATCATCCGGTCGGCGTAGGCGAAGCTGCCGGTGGCCAGCACCACCCCGCGGTCGGCCTTGATCACCACCTCCTCGCCGAACCGGGTGGCGACGAGGCCGACGACCCGGCCCTCGTCGTCGACGACCAGCCTGCGGATCCTGGTGTCGTACTGCACCTGCACACCGAGTGCTTCGGCGGTGTCGGCCAGCGGCTTCATCAGCATGTAGCCGCCGCCGCGCTGGGCGATGCGCTTGTTCGCGTACTGCGGCACGTGACCGCGCGGGGCGGGCGGGATCTCGGTGTTGAACGGCGCGGCGTTCTCGCCGCCGGAGTACATCAGGCCCTCGTCGTGCGGGGGTTCCCAGCCGGGCTCGCCCCAGAACTCCTCCTTGAACGGCACGCCGCAGGAGACCAGCCAGTGGTAGTGCTCGACCGAACCCCGGCTGTAGTCGGCGATCTTGGCCTCGTCCACGCCGGGGCCGAGTGCGGCGGTGAGGAACTTCTCCATGTTCTCGGGGGTGTCGGAGAAGCCGAGGGCCTGCTGCAGCGGAGTACCGCCGCCCAGATAGATGAATCCGCCCGACATCGCCGCGGCACCGCCCCACCCGCTGGTGCGTTCCAGGATGAGCACCGACGCGCCGGCGCGCGCGGCCTCGATCGCGGCGCACACCCCGGCGATGCCGTACCCGGCGATCACGACATCGGCGCCGGGGCCCCATTCGGCGACCTCGGCGGCGCGCAGCGGGCGCAGTGACTTGGCATCGGACATGGTGTGCTACCTCGTGTTTCGGTCGCGGGCGGGAATGGGTGCCCGGCGGCTGGTCGCCCCCGGGCTGCGGTCAGTTCTGAACGGATTCGGCTGCTTCGGGATCGGCTGCTGCTTCGGGATCGGCGGCCGCGGGCCCGCCTG from Nocardia higoensis includes the following:
- a CDS encoding TetR/AcrR family transcriptional regulator, with protein sequence MSEKNSTPVEATRRRLSGKQADTVDKLTKAAVEVLAREGFAGMTIRLVAAAAGVGTATAYTYFSSKEHLVAEIFWRRLVASQSPASDSDDPVVRVIAELRDIALLVADEQELSGAVTSALLGRDPDVAHLRDRIGAEIRKRIVRALGPEADPDVVESLELLYAGALVRAGMGYGSYSQIADRIEKSALMILR
- a CDS encoding FAD-dependent oxidoreductase, encoding MSDAKSLRPLRAAEVAEWGPGADVVIAGYGIAGVCAAIEAARAGASVLILERTSGWGGAAAMSGGFIYLGGGTPLQQALGFSDTPENMEKFLTAALGPGVDEAKIADYSRGSVEHYHWLVSCGVPFKEEFWGEPGWEPPHDEGLMYSGGENAAPFNTEIPPAPRGHVPQYANKRIAQRGGGYMLMKPLADTAEALGVQVQYDTRIRRLVVDDEGRVVGLVATRFGEEVVIKADRGVVLATGSFAYADRMIEGFAPRLIGRPAAAIEEHDGIGIRVAQALGADLAHMDATEVAFFADPQLLARGILVNGRGQRYVTEDTYPGRIGQATLIQQDNQAYLVIDEQSYEEALKTVSATHFFRQPPTWAAESVEELESDMGLPAGALQATVEVYNRHAADGVDPMLGKKPEWVRPIGTPLAGFDLRGMTAGFTLGGLRTDLDSRVLHVSGEPIPGLFAAGRCTSGLAAGGYVSGASLGDGSFYGRRAGVAAAKN